Proteins encoded together in one Nostoc sp. PCC 7524 window:
- a CDS encoding CHAT domain-containing protein: MSPLISIVIVNYNRERYIGEAIASVLQQTWQDLELVVWDDGSTDGSVAIAQKYAQQDRRVRVIAAPHQGTVKARQGAIAQTQGAYLGWVDSDDILAPTALAQTAAVLHRHPEVGLVYTDYIDINPDGQVLGYGHRCRIPYSPQRLLVDFMTFQFRLLRRSVYEQVGGVHISASDYAYDYDLCLRLSEVTQVRRVKQPLYLCRIHNQSISATNRTEQILWSQKAIAQALQRRGLAHQCRIDVELPAGRFILRRKPTLGTTLANIKGVFAQTTVCAGIAGLGMLSLWGMNTEIAQAQQILPAADGTNTIVTPNGNRIDITGGTTSSNGLNLFHSFQQFGVSPEQIANFQANPALQNILGRVTGGNASVINGLIQVTGGSANLFLMNPAGFIFGGNASLNVSGAFTATTANGIKFGNDWFNAVGNNNYANLVGNPTGFAFTMNQPGAIINAGNLGVGTGQSLSLLGGTVVNTGQLSAPAGQIVVTSVPGQNWVRLSQPGNILSLELPALTPDSSQPNSWTVAIASLPELLTVGNTNTGLTTNPDGSVKLTNSNVTIPTTPGTTIVSGNVNVSGETGGTVNVLGTKVGLVDANINASGTNGGGTVLIGGDYKGGGTVPNATQTYINSNTVINADSLQNGNGGRVIAWADDATQFFGNISARGGANSGDGGFVEVSGKNFLTFQGQVDVSAPNGQFGTLLLDPSSLTIIDATFGGTFDATFSGSILADTPDIGANTISWGALVSLGSGANINLEATGDITIDNITGVVSGENNLITLDSSNSGSFTLNSTNGAVRFVDTNDTIATNGGAINISGAGDILLGNIITTGGGYASNITVTSSNGSINTGNLQTRPSDSPAFSSNEYGNVSLSAFGNISTGNIIASGDGYSPGNITVNSSNGAINLGNLDTRSIFEDGTITFIFDDSGDVTLSASGNISVGNIIASGDGYSPGNVSVDSSNGNINIGNLDTSVINQSDATAGTVTLSAAGNIFTGDINSYSDEGFDSGQGGAVEITTSGGSITTGDINSYVFKNIGGDFTGTGGQVTLTASNNIIVGDIDASAEVTEIDGTAEAIGGNVTLQTTNTAGSIIRFNSINTSATTDEDSSIQAGNVEVLTNGLVQGTGTGNTINTGEFYLVFDEIEQVPFTTPLSSGGTVTIQHDGGPGNVPFTVGNSSINGTAGAIYAGSASNNLSSGSFPVLPTGGEASGTPSNITIRSVNTPPTLTANSPISLNAQPGVPFNFTFTGSVGDVNIDNTTVEIVSILPGGILRRGNTVLEPGNTITIGETLNFTPPENITTSGSIQAFTVRASDGVSESNVIPVAAGIEVTPPLDNCQILPSACKPINGNGNKKDVVINGGTYTPYPEDKFTDKFASQLGISRPKVKTTEDAIDLVRQIEKATGVKPALIYLSFVPVEIAPNTATGNTKSNKVLDTVGESDRDQLEIVVVTGQGNPIRKRVPSATRAKVLQVAQEFRDQIVNPQNRRTTGYLQPSQQLYSWIIAPIQQELQAEGIDNLVFLPDVGLRSTPMAALHDGKQFLVEQYSLGLMPSLSLTNTAYTDIKQSQILALGISQSTQGQQPLPAVPVELSTLVSKLWPGKLLLDQQATLENLKMIRRQQPFGIIHLATHADFIPGPLSNSYIQLWEDKLHLNQLRQLRLNEPQVEMMVLSACRTALGDEEVEIGFAGLAVLAGVKTSIASMWAVNDTGTAALMTKFYESLRTAPIRAEALRDAQMAMVKGQVFIKDGRVQGLETVPSIPLPAESIQETDLKLTHPYYWAAFTMVGNPW, encoded by the coding sequence ATGTCACCACTGATCTCCATTGTTATCGTTAATTACAATCGGGAACGTTATATTGGGGAAGCGATCGCCAGCGTCTTACAACAGACCTGGCAAGATTTAGAGTTAGTGGTGTGGGATGATGGCTCTACAGATGGGTCAGTGGCGATCGCTCAAAAGTATGCCCAGCAAGATAGACGCGTGCGGGTAATAGCAGCACCCCATCAAGGAACTGTGAAAGCCCGCCAAGGTGCGATCGCTCAAACTCAAGGAGCTTACCTGGGTTGGGTAGATAGTGACGATATCCTAGCGCCTACCGCTTTGGCTCAAACCGCCGCCGTTCTTCATCGTCACCCAGAAGTTGGATTAGTTTATACCGATTACATAGATATTAATCCTGATGGTCAAGTGCTGGGCTATGGTCATCGTTGTCGGATTCCCTACTCTCCCCAAAGGCTGTTGGTAGATTTTATGACCTTCCAATTCCGCTTATTGCGGCGTTCAGTTTATGAACAGGTGGGGGGTGTGCATATATCCGCTTCTGACTATGCCTATGATTATGATCTGTGTTTGCGACTTTCCGAAGTAACGCAAGTGCGGCGGGTGAAACAGCCGCTTTATCTGTGCCGCATTCACAACCAAAGCATCTCTGCAACTAACAGAACAGAGCAAATTCTTTGGTCACAAAAGGCGATCGCTCAAGCCTTGCAACGGCGGGGACTGGCTCATCAATGTCGCATTGACGTAGAATTACCCGCAGGTCGCTTCATCTTGCGGCGTAAGCCAACCTTGGGAACAACTCTCGCCAATATTAAGGGTGTGTTTGCCCAAACTACAGTCTGTGCAGGTATAGCCGGCTTAGGAATGTTGTCGTTATGGGGAATGAATACGGAGATAGCCCAAGCTCAACAGATTCTTCCCGCCGCCGATGGTACAAATACCATTGTCACACCCAACGGTAACAGAATTGACATTACAGGTGGCACAACTTCCAGCAATGGTCTGAACCTCTTCCATAGCTTTCAACAGTTTGGAGTCAGCCCCGAACAAATAGCCAACTTTCAAGCCAATCCCGCCTTGCAAAATATTCTGGGGCGGGTAACAGGTGGTAATGCTTCGGTTATCAATGGCTTAATCCAGGTGACAGGGGGCAGTGCTAACTTATTCTTGATGAATCCCGCCGGATTTATTTTTGGTGGTAATGCCAGTTTAAATGTCTCAGGTGCGTTTACAGCCACCACTGCCAATGGTATAAAATTTGGCAATGATTGGTTCAATGCTGTCGGTAATAATAACTATGCCAACTTAGTAGGCAACCCCACCGGATTTGCCTTTACCATGAATCAGCCAGGGGCAATCATCAATGCTGGTAACTTGGGAGTAGGTACTGGGCAGAGTTTGAGCTTATTGGGTGGGACAGTAGTTAATACTGGACAACTCTCAGCACCAGCCGGACAGATTGTTGTTACCTCCGTACCTGGGCAGAATTGGGTGCGCCTCAGCCAACCAGGAAATATCTTGAGTTTGGAATTGCCAGCACTAACGCCGGATAGTAGCCAACCCAACAGTTGGACAGTGGCGATCGCATCTTTACCAGAATTGCTCACCGTCGGTAACACTAACACAGGTTTAACTACTAACCCTGATGGTAGCGTGAAACTGACCAACTCCAATGTCACCATCCCCACCACCCCAGGCACAACTATTGTGAGTGGAAATGTCAATGTTTCCGGGGAAACAGGCGGAACAGTTAATGTTTTGGGGACAAAGGTAGGTTTAGTTGACGCTAATATTAACGCCTCCGGTACTAATGGTGGTGGGACTGTGTTAATTGGCGGCGATTACAAAGGCGGCGGTACAGTACCCAACGCAACGCAGACATATATTAATTCCAATACCGTTATTAACGCCGATAGTCTGCAAAATGGCAACGGTGGACGCGTGATTGCTTGGGCGGATGATGCCACACAGTTTTTTGGTAACATTTCAGCCCGTGGTGGCGCAAATAGCGGCGATGGTGGTTTTGTCGAAGTATCCGGTAAGAATTTCTTGACTTTCCAAGGACAGGTAGATGTTTCTGCCCCCAACGGTCAATTTGGTACTTTATTATTAGACCCCAGTAGTTTAACTATCATCGATGCCACATTTGGAGGAACATTCGATGCTACTTTTAGTGGCAGTATTTTAGCTGACACTCCTGATATTGGTGCAAATACTATTTCTTGGGGGGCGCTAGTAAGTCTCGGTAGTGGTGCAAATATTAACTTAGAGGCCACTGGTGATATTACCATCGACAACATCACGGGCGTTGTGTCAGGTGAAAACAATTTAATTACATTAGATTCAAGTAATAGCGGCAGTTTTACCCTAAATTCCACTAATGGTGCAGTTAGATTTGTTGATACCAATGACACCATCGCCACAAATGGGGGAGCAATCAATATTTCTGGGGCTGGTGATATCTTGCTGGGTAATATTATTACTACTGGTGGTGGCTATGCAAGTAATATTACAGTCACCAGTAGTAATGGTAGTATCAATACAGGCAACCTGCAAACCCGACCCAGCGATAGTCCAGCATTCAGTTCTAACGAGTATGGCAATGTGAGTTTATCTGCATTTGGTAACATCTCTACTGGCAATATTATTGCTAGTGGTGATGGCTATTCTCCGGGTAACATTACAGTTAACAGTAGTAATGGTGCCATCAACTTAGGCAACCTTGACACTAGAAGTATTTTTGAAGACGGCACCATAACATTTATTTTTGATGATAGTGGTGATGTTACATTATCTGCAAGTGGCAACATTTCAGTAGGTAATATTATTGCTAGTGGTGATGGCTATTCTCCAGGCAATGTCAGCGTAGACAGTAGTAATGGCAACATTAATATAGGAAATCTGGATACCAGCGTCATCAACCAGTCTGACGCTACAGCTGGAACAGTAACTTTGAGTGCCGCAGGTAATATTTTTACAGGTGATATTAATTCTTATTCAGATGAAGGTTTTGATAGTGGTCAAGGTGGTGCAGTAGAGATCACTACATCAGGAGGTAGCATTACCACAGGTGATATTAATTCTTATGTCTTCAAGAATATTGGTGGTGACTTTACAGGAACAGGTGGTCAAGTTACCCTAACGGCTAGTAATAATATTATTGTTGGTGATATTGATGCTTCCGCAGAAGTTACAGAAATTGATGGGACGGCTGAAGCTATAGGTGGCAATGTTACCCTCCAGACAACTAATACTGCGGGCAGTATCATCCGTTTTAATAGCATTAACACCAGTGCCACAACAGACGAAGACAGCAGTATTCAAGCTGGTAATGTAGAAGTCCTAACCAACGGGTTAGTACAAGGAACAGGTACAGGTAATACCATCAACACGGGTGAATTCTACTTAGTATTTGATGAGATTGAGCAGGTTCCTTTCACTACTCCACTTAGTAGTGGTGGTACAGTCACCATTCAACACGATGGTGGGCCGGGTAATGTGCCATTTACTGTAGGTAATAGTAGTATTAATGGCACAGCAGGAGCAATTTATGCTGGTAGTGCTTCTAACAACCTATCTTCTGGTAGTTTCCCAGTCTTGCCTACTGGTGGAGAAGCCAGTGGTACACCCAGTAATATAACTATTAGGTCTGTTAACACACCGCCTACACTAACCGCAAATTCCCCTATCTCCTTAAATGCTCAACCAGGAGTACCCTTTAACTTTACGTTTACAGGCAGCGTTGGGGATGTCAATATCGATAACACTACTGTTGAGATTGTTTCTATTTTGCCTGGGGGGATATTGAGGCGAGGCAATACAGTATTAGAACCTGGAAACACGATAACTATAGGCGAAACGTTAAATTTTACGCCACCAGAAAATATCACTACTAGCGGGAGCATTCAGGCTTTTACCGTTAGAGCTAGTGATGGGGTTTCTGAGTCAAATGTTATCCCTGTAGCAGCAGGCATAGAAGTCACTCCACCACTAGACAATTGCCAAATTTTGCCGTCGGCTTGTAAACCAATAAATGGTAATGGTAATAAGAAGGATGTAGTTATCAATGGCGGTACATATACACCCTATCCAGAAGACAAATTTACTGATAAGTTTGCTAGCCAATTAGGTATATCTAGACCTAAAGTCAAAACCACAGAAGATGCGATTGATTTGGTTCGCCAGATAGAAAAAGCGACTGGTGTGAAACCTGCCTTAATTTACCTCAGTTTTGTACCTGTGGAAATTGCACCCAACACAGCTACAGGGAACACCAAATCTAATAAAGTTTTGGACACCGTAGGCGAGAGCGATCGCGATCAGTTAGAAATAGTAGTAGTTACCGGTCAAGGTAATCCCATCCGTAAGCGTGTCCCCAGCGCCACTAGAGCTAAAGTTTTGCAAGTAGCGCAAGAATTTCGGGATCAAATCGTCAATCCCCAAAACCGCCGCACCACGGGTTACTTACAGCCATCTCAGCAACTTTATAGTTGGATAATTGCACCAATACAGCAGGAATTACAGGCGGAAGGAATTGATAACTTAGTCTTTTTGCCAGACGTGGGCTTACGTTCCACGCCAATGGCAGCTCTCCATGATGGGAAACAGTTTCTTGTAGAACAATATAGCCTGGGCTTGATGCCTAGTTTGAGCTTAACTAACACCGCTTATACCGACATTAAACAATCCCAAATTTTAGCTTTGGGTATTTCTCAAAGCACTCAGGGACAACAACCATTACCAGCTGTTCCCGTTGAGTTATCAACTTTAGTCTCTAAACTTTGGCCTGGCAAGTTGTTGTTAGATCAGCAAGCGACATTAGAAAATCTGAAAATGATTCGTCGCCAACAACCTTTCGGCATTATTCATCTAGCCACCCATGCCGATTTTATTCCAGGCCCCTTGAGCAATTCCTATATTCAATTATGGGAAGACAAATTACACTTAAACCAACTACGGCAATTAAGATTGAATGAACCCCAAGTTGAGATGATGGTGCTGAGTGCTTGTAGAACCGCTTTAGGTGATGAAGAAGTAGAAATTGGGTTTGCAGGTTTAGCTGTACTAGCAGGTGTGAAAACCTCTATTGCCAGTATGTGGGCAGTTAATGATACTGGTACGGCGGCTTTGATGACGAAATTCTATGAATCTCTCAGAACTGCTCCCATCCGTGCAGAAGCCCTGAGAGACGCTCAAATGGCTATGGTAAAAGGACAGGTTTTCATCAAAGATGGGCGGGTGCAAGGTTTAGAAACAGTTCCCAGTATACCTTTACCTGCTGAGAGTATTCAGGAAACTGATTTAAAACTCACCCATCCTTACTATTGGGCAGCATTCACGATGGTAGGTAATCCTTGGTAG
- a CDS encoding pentapeptide repeat-containing protein, with protein sequence MCALLIFLLPLPTWAAPAQPERTPLTLELLQERLHTPTLREGNLTVDLRQMVIDLRPENASFRDAFYQMLRKELQKTGAKPLGLDLSYSLIQGDFIGSDLGLRTPLYAQAIAPIFTAPEQEQLERLRLVCLQSLAVNFLNSKDCRSLLNTQSTVSSEVTVFRGALTLEHTRFNGEVRFANTFFLQTVDAQNATFLQTNNWSEARFSRPVSFKSTIFRQVSNFSGSVFFNKANFKQTQFQENADFHDSIFVNNADFNQAHFQQLAKFNSVQWQGNADFSEVIFNNQAQFAKASFNQFLFLKEATFEQAVIFREVLFNQPVDMRSASILNQADFSDVLFSREAFLNVPGLTFNSNQAKILGNPGQIGKIFSVPTLAGNQNVLRNLGQNFRQQQQVADANQLEYIKQQLRLDKLTRELVGININRATFTSLLKLGFSDIQVKAIAQRRAVKPFRNSNELLTLADIDLATYNQLSDRLVFAEPLTVGNWLLTAWTWLVLSVLLLLSGYGTNLWLVFGVGGVAIAYFGLLFWLVDRCRRLHPTPIIPTSYETIAILISFSCLTFFSLLAIFRNAAQPWLTLGCLVTIIMPLPLMLLIRLYKQGRYHDLMNVSYFTEDGTFRQLRLLIGRLPVIPRNQIFRERYMPLLCDRRWNWLNYYDFSLNNLVRLGFNDIRLRDEHLPGIISTLAWYQWSLGLLYITLVLWTLSRTIPGLNLLLYLK encoded by the coding sequence GTGTGTGCATTGTTAATCTTTTTACTTCCCCTACCAACGTGGGCGGCACCTGCACAACCAGAACGCACACCCTTAACCTTAGAACTGTTGCAGGAACGACTACATACACCTACCCTGCGTGAGGGGAATTTAACTGTAGACTTGCGGCAAATGGTGATTGATTTGCGTCCAGAAAATGCTAGTTTTCGTGATGCCTTTTATCAAATGCTCCGCAAAGAATTGCAAAAAACTGGAGCTAAACCTTTAGGATTAGACTTGAGTTATTCCTTGATTCAAGGAGATTTTATTGGCAGCGATTTAGGGTTAAGAACACCTTTATATGCTCAAGCGATCGCTCCGATTTTCACTGCCCCAGAACAAGAACAATTAGAACGCTTACGTTTAGTTTGCTTGCAATCTTTAGCGGTTAATTTTCTCAACTCTAAAGATTGTCGCTCCCTTTTAAATACGCAGTCAACAGTATCTAGTGAAGTGACGGTTTTTCGCGGTGCTTTGACACTAGAACATACTCGCTTTAATGGTGAAGTGCGATTTGCTAATACATTTTTTCTTCAGACTGTAGATGCTCAAAATGCTACATTTCTGCAAACAAATAACTGGAGTGAAGCCAGATTTAGTCGTCCTGTGAGTTTTAAATCTACCATTTTCCGCCAAGTAAGTAATTTTTCGGGTAGCGTTTTTTTTAATAAAGCTAATTTTAAACAAACACAATTTCAAGAAAATGCTGATTTTCATGATAGCATTTTTGTGAATAATGCCGACTTTAATCAAGCTCATTTTCAGCAATTAGCCAAATTTAATAGTGTCCAGTGGCAAGGAAATGCAGATTTTTCTGAGGTGATATTTAATAATCAAGCACAGTTTGCAAAAGCTAGTTTTAATCAATTTCTATTCTTAAAAGAAGCAACATTTGAACAAGCTGTCATCTTTCGAGAAGTGCTATTTAATCAACCTGTAGATATGCGGAGTGCTAGCATTCTCAACCAAGCTGATTTTAGTGATGTGCTATTTTCTAGAGAAGCATTTTTAAATGTTCCTGGATTGACATTTAATTCAAATCAAGCCAAAATTTTAGGGAATCCAGGACAGATTGGTAAAATATTTAGTGTCCCCACATTGGCAGGTAATCAAAATGTTTTGCGAAATTTGGGGCAGAACTTCCGGCAACAGCAACAAGTAGCTGATGCGAATCAATTGGAGTATATCAAACAACAATTACGACTGGATAAATTGACTCGTGAATTAGTAGGGATAAATATTAATCGTGCGACTTTTACAAGTTTGCTCAAGTTGGGTTTTTCTGATATTCAAGTAAAAGCGATCGCCCAACGTCGAGCCGTAAAACCATTTCGCAACAGCAACGAATTATTAACATTAGCAGATATCGATTTAGCCACATACAACCAACTCAGCGATCGCCTAGTCTTTGCCGAACCCTTGACAGTTGGTAACTGGTTACTTACAGCTTGGACTTGGTTAGTATTGAGTGTATTGTTATTGTTAAGCGGCTACGGCACAAACTTGTGGCTAGTTTTCGGTGTGGGAGGAGTAGCGATCGCTTACTTTGGTTTACTGTTTTGGTTAGTAGATCGCTGTCGTCGTCTGCATCCTACACCCATCATTCCCACATCCTATGAAACCATTGCTATCCTCATCAGTTTTAGCTGTTTAACATTTTTCAGCTTATTAGCCATTTTCCGCAATGCCGCTCAACCTTGGCTGACACTGGGATGTCTTGTCACAATTATCATGCCATTACCCTTAATGTTATTAATCCGCCTGTACAAACAAGGGCGTTATCACGACTTAATGAATGTTTCCTACTTCACCGAAGACGGAACCTTTCGCCAGTTACGGTTACTCATTGGGCGTTTACCAGTCATCCCCAGAAATCAAATATTTCGGGAAAGATATATGCCCCTATTATGCGATCGCCGTTGGAACTGGCTCAACTACTATGACTTTAGCCTCAATAACCTAGTCAGGTTAGGATTTAACGACATCCGCCTTAGAGACGAACACCTACCAGGAATCATTTCCACACTAGCTTGGTATCAGTGGAGTTTAGGGTTACTCTACATCACCCTAGTTTTGTGGACACTTTCCCGCACTATCCCCGGTTTGAACTTATTGCTATATCTGAAATAA
- the thrS gene encoding threonine--tRNA ligase — translation MVSSLTQFQKDLSQHDSEQLTRMRHTCAHIMAMAVQKLFPGTKVATGPVTENGFYYDFNCPVSITPDDLEKIEVEMQRIIQANLPIIREEVQRAEIRAEIVELNEPYKLEILERIPPEQTITRYFIGSPEIGKPEASLFITDVQPASHYWWDLCAGPHINFTGEIEPDGFKLLNIAGAYWLGDETKPQLQRIYGTVWETKAALQAYLQQREEALRRDHRKLGQELNLFSIQEEAGGGLVFWHPKGASIRYIIEDYWRQAHLASGYQLLYTPHVANLDLWKTSGHFDFYQENMFDSMEVENQAYQIKPMNCPFHVLTYKHQLHSYRELPLRWAELGTVYRYERSGALHGLMRVRGFTQDDAHIFCLPHQIAEEILGVLNLTEKILSDFGFKNYEVNLSTRPDKSVGNDQVWELATSALKEALDTKGWNYVVDEGGGAFYGPKIDIKIQDAIGRLWQCSTIQVDFNLPERFDMEYIAADGSRQRPIMIHRAIFGSLERFFGILIENYAGDFPLWLAPVQVRLLPVSDEVRGYAESVITDLQKAGLRVEIDNSGERLSKQIRTAELEKIPVVAVVGKKEVENQNLSVRTRQVRDLGVMSLSELVHRLQEAIISKDS, via the coding sequence ATGGTCAGTTCCTTAACCCAGTTCCAGAAAGACTTAAGCCAGCACGATAGTGAACAACTTACACGGATGCGTCACACCTGCGCCCATATCATGGCAATGGCAGTGCAGAAGCTATTTCCAGGGACTAAAGTAGCAACTGGCCCCGTCACAGAAAATGGATTTTACTACGACTTCAATTGTCCAGTTAGCATCACTCCCGATGACTTGGAAAAAATCGAGGTAGAGATGCAGCGAATCATCCAAGCCAATCTCCCTATTATCCGTGAAGAGGTACAAAGGGCAGAAATTCGCGCCGAAATTGTCGAATTAAACGAACCTTACAAATTAGAAATTTTAGAACGCATTCCCCCAGAACAGACAATTACCCGCTACTTTATTGGTAGCCCCGAAATTGGTAAACCAGAAGCTTCTTTATTTATTACAGATGTGCAACCAGCAAGTCACTATTGGTGGGACTTATGTGCAGGGCCGCATATTAACTTTACAGGTGAAATTGAGCCTGACGGTTTTAAATTGTTGAATATTGCCGGTGCTTATTGGTTAGGAGATGAAACTAAACCCCAATTGCAGCGCATTTATGGTACAGTCTGGGAAACTAAAGCAGCACTACAAGCTTACCTCCAACAAAGAGAAGAAGCCTTACGTCGTGATCATAGAAAGCTAGGTCAAGAACTAAACTTATTTAGCATTCAAGAAGAAGCTGGTGGGGGTTTAGTTTTTTGGCATCCCAAAGGCGCGAGTATTCGCTACATCATTGAAGATTATTGGCGACAAGCACATTTAGCATCTGGTTATCAATTACTCTACACACCCCATGTAGCCAACCTCGATTTATGGAAAACATCAGGTCATTTTGATTTTTATCAAGAGAATATGTTTGACTCAATGGAGGTGGAAAATCAGGCTTATCAAATCAAGCCGATGAATTGTCCTTTTCATGTTCTCACATACAAACATCAGCTACATTCCTATCGAGAATTGCCATTAAGATGGGCAGAATTAGGCACAGTTTATCGTTATGAACGTTCTGGTGCGTTACATGGTTTGATGAGGGTGAGAGGATTTACCCAAGATGATGCTCATATCTTCTGTTTACCTCACCAAATTGCTGAGGAAATTTTAGGGGTTTTAAATCTCACAGAGAAAATTTTATCAGACTTTGGTTTTAAAAATTATGAGGTAAATCTTTCCACTCGTCCTGATAAATCAGTAGGCAATGATCAGGTATGGGAATTAGCAACTTCAGCTTTAAAAGAAGCTTTGGATACTAAAGGCTGGAATTATGTTGTTGATGAAGGTGGGGGAGCTTTTTATGGTCCGAAAATTGATATTAAAATTCAAGATGCTATTGGTCGTTTGTGGCAATGTTCCACTATTCAAGTAGACTTTAACTTACCAGAACGCTTTGATATGGAATATATTGCGGCTGATGGTAGTCGTCAACGGCCAATTATGATTCATCGAGCTATTTTTGGTTCTTTGGAACGCTTTTTTGGCATCTTAATTGAAAACTATGCTGGTGATTTCCCCTTGTGGTTAGCACCAGTACAAGTACGCTTATTACCCGTGAGTGATGAGGTAAGAGGATATGCAGAATCTGTTATAACTGATTTACAAAAAGCTGGTTTGAGAGTAGAAATAGACAACAGTGGCGAACGTTTAAGTAAGCAAATTCGCACAGCAGAGTTAGAAAAAATTCCCGTTGTTGCTGTTGTGGGTAAAAAAGAAGTAGAAAATCAAAATTTAAGTGTTAGAACTAGACAAGTTAGAGATTTAGGGGTGATGAGTTTAAGTGAATTGGTACATCGTTTACAAGAAGCTATCATCTCTAAAGATTCGTGA